One Arthrobacter sp. B3I4 genomic window, CAAGACCCGGCCAGCAGCACCGCCGGCCCCCGCCGACGCCACCGTCGACGTCTTCATCACCACCTACAACGAGCCCCTCGATCTCGTGATGACGACGGCCCTGGCCGCCCAGCGCATCCGGCACCCGCACAGCACCTGGATCCTGGACGACGGGGACCGGGCCGAACTGCGGGAACTGGCCGCCGCCAACGGGCTCGGGTATGTGACGCGCGGGGCGGACTGGGACGGGATGCCGCGGCACGCCAAAGCCGGGAACCTGAACAACGCGCTCATGGTGACCGAGGGTGAATTCCTGCTCATCCTGGACGCGGACCAGATCCCCGAACCCGACATCCTGGACAAGACGCTGGGCTACTTCAACAACCGGAAAACCGCGCTGGTCCAGACACCCCAGTACTTCAGCAACGTCCCTGCGGACGACCCCCTGGGCAGCCAGGCACCCTTGTTCTACGGCCCGATCCAGCAGGGTAAAGACGGCTGGAACGCCGCCTTCTTCTGCGGCTCCAACGCCATCCTCCGCCGCGAGGCCCTCATGCAGCTGGGGCTGGTGGGCTACGTCAAGGAAACTGAAAAGAGTATCCGGCGCGCTCTCAGCGCTTCGCAGGCCGCAATCCGCAAGGCGCGCAAAGCGGCCAGCGGTGAACCCGCGCTGATGCAGCAAACCCTCGACGAGGTCGAAGCCGCAACCCGGGAAGCCCGCCGTCGGCTCGACGCCGGAGAATCACTGAGCGAGATCACCTACCGTGCCCGGCGCCGAGTGGAACAGGCGGTCCAGACCCTGGTGCTGGCCGACGTTTCCGCCCTCCAGTCGGACCTCGCGGAGATCGCCGCCATGTCGCCGGTGGCGGTGGGTGACGCCGGCGTCCCCGTGGTCACCGACGACGCCGTGCAGCGCATGGCGGCACGCGACTGGTCGCCGCTCGGGGCGATCGAATCGGTCCAGGCCGTGCTGGACGCCCTGTCGGTGGAACGGACCGACGAGGCGCAGCCGGTCATGCCGCTGGCCACCATCTCGGTAACCGAGGATATGGCGACCTCGATGCGGATGCACGGCCTGGGCTGGCAGAGCGTTTACCACCACGAGGTCCTTGCCTACGGACTGGCCCCCGAAGACATCGGCACCATGCTGACCCAGCGGCTGCGGTGGGCGCAGGGCACCATCCAGGTCTTCCTGCGCGAGAATCCCCTCGTGCAGCGGGGACTGAAGCTGGGCCAGCGACTGATGTACTTCGCGACGATGTGGACCTACCTCAGCGGCTTCGCCGCCGTCGTGTACTTTGCAGCGCCGATCATCTACCTGCTCTTCGGTATCCTGCCGGTCTCCAGCCTCAGCACCGACTTCTTCGCGCGGTTCATCCCGTTCATGGTGGTGAACCAGCTCCTGTTTGCCGTTGCCGGCAAGGGCATCCCCACCTGGCGCGGGCAGCAGTACAGCCTCGCGCTTTTCCCGACCTGGATCAAGGCGTGTACGACGGCGGCCGCGAACGTCTGGTTCGGGCGTCCCCTCGGCTTTGCCGTCACGCCCAAAGACCGCCAGTCCGGCGGCCCAAGGTGGAGCCTGATCCGGCCGCAGATTGTCGTCTCCGTTTTCCTCATCGCGGCCAGCATCGTCGGGATTGGGCGACTTGTCGCCGGAATGTCCGAACCGATCGGGACCTTCGTCAACGTATTCTGGGTGGTGTTTGACCTGATCATCATGAGCGTCCTGATTCGGGCGGTCCTTTACCAGGGCAACCCCGCCGCGGTGCACCCCGACGGGACCGACAGCGTAAACGAAACCTCCATTGAAAGGGCCGTCCGTGGACCTCAGCTATAAAGTAAACGACAGCTACGCCGAGATCTCAGCCGCGGGCCGGCTGAACATGGTCTCGGCACCGAAACTGCGGGAAATGGTGGCCGAAGTTGTGGCCGCGGGTTCCGCCCGGATCGTGCTCAACCTGGAAGAGACGGCCTTCATGGACTCGTCGGGGCTAGGGGCGCTCATCGGCTGCCTCAAGGCCGCCCGGCAAGCCGGCGGCGACCTGCGGATCGCGGCGGTTCAGCCGCAGGTGCAGATGGTCCTGGGACTGACGAGCATGGACAAGGTCCTGACCTCCTACCCCTCCGCAGCCGAAGCCTTCGGCAATGACTGACGTCCTCGCGCGGCGAACGCTCCGCCAGACCGCGGAACCGGCTGCCATCGACGCCGTGCACGAGGAACTGGACGGATTGTGGGATGACGCTTCCTTTGTCCCCGAGCTGGACCGGATGACTTTTGCCACCGCCGTCATCGAAGCTGCCAGCAACGTTGTGCAGCACGCCGTCCCCGAAACAGCGACGCCGGTGGAACTCGGGGTGGACATCAGCGCTACCTCCGTCCGGCTGGAAGCCCTCGTCAGCGCCTTCGGTGCCGCCTGCCCAGACCCGCTGGACGGTGACGCCCCCATGCCCGACGGCGAGGCCGAGTCCGGGCGTGGCCTGGCCCTCATCCGGGCGCTCGTCACCACCGTGACGTTCAAGCGCCAGGACGGAACCAACACCTGGACCCTGTCGAAGTCCCCGTTGCACGACTGACATGCACGACTAAGGGAAATCCTTGGTCAATCCTCGGCTTCTCCTGCCTGATTTGGCGCCGTGGCCGGGGGTGCGCTGGGGGACACTGGATGCTGCGGCCTGCACCCGGCAAGCCGAATAGTGTCCGCAGGCCCACATTGCAGGGGCCGGCCAAGGAGTGCCATGAAGCCGCTGAAAAGCCTGGCTGCCGTCCTCGTCCTCTTGGTGATGAGCCTGTCAGTGGGGCTTACGCCGGCACAGGCTGCGTCCGCCTCGATCAGCCTTAGCCCAGCCAAGGGGCCGGCCGGAACCACCGTCACCGTCACCGGTACCGGTTTCCCTAAAAAGGGTTCGGGGACACTTAGCGCCGGCACCAGTTCAGCCCCCTTCAGGGTGAGC contains:
- a CDS encoding glycosyltransferase family 2 protein, which gives rise to MQPTGKPAKLFWVRLLVVLTLLAGVNYIAWRWIASLNWDAWWIAVPLVAAETYSLVDVLLFGLTVWRLKTRPAAPPAPADATVDVFITTYNEPLDLVMTTALAAQRIRHPHSTWILDDGDRAELRELAAANGLGYVTRGADWDGMPRHAKAGNLNNALMVTEGEFLLILDADQIPEPDILDKTLGYFNNRKTALVQTPQYFSNVPADDPLGSQAPLFYGPIQQGKDGWNAAFFCGSNAILRREALMQLGLVGYVKETEKSIRRALSASQAAIRKARKAASGEPALMQQTLDEVEAATREARRRLDAGESLSEITYRARRRVEQAVQTLVLADVSALQSDLAEIAAMSPVAVGDAGVPVVTDDAVQRMAARDWSPLGAIESVQAVLDALSVERTDEAQPVMPLATISVTEDMATSMRMHGLGWQSVYHHEVLAYGLAPEDIGTMLTQRLRWAQGTIQVFLRENPLVQRGLKLGQRLMYFATMWTYLSGFAAVVYFAAPIIYLLFGILPVSSLSTDFFARFIPFMVVNQLLFAVAGKGIPTWRGQQYSLALFPTWIKACTTAAANVWFGRPLGFAVTPKDRQSGGPRWSLIRPQIVVSVFLIAASIVGIGRLVAGMSEPIGTFVNVFWVVFDLIIMSVLIRAVLYQGNPAAVHPDGTDSVNETSIERAVRGPQL
- a CDS encoding STAS domain-containing protein, coding for MDLSYKVNDSYAEISAAGRLNMVSAPKLREMVAEVVAAGSARIVLNLEETAFMDSSGLGALIGCLKAARQAGGDLRIAAVQPQVQMVLGLTSMDKVLTSYPSAAEAFGND
- a CDS encoding ATP-binding protein; the protein is MTDVLARRTLRQTAEPAAIDAVHEELDGLWDDASFVPELDRMTFATAVIEAASNVVQHAVPETATPVELGVDISATSVRLEALVSAFGAACPDPLDGDAPMPDGEAESGRGLALIRALVTTVTFKRQDGTNTWTLSKSPLHD